One Microbacterium keratanolyticum DNA window includes the following coding sequences:
- a CDS encoding isochorismate synthase → MPFRLSVVTREIDPVEDLLAYADPTTPLAWLRRGDGIVAVGAGMQTHLRIAGGFDEPHAAIMSSGWQQIAAQADIDDPVGLPGTGLVAFSTLVFDDASAAASVLIVPSAIIGRAQGRSWITTIRGNDDVPDAIAEPREYGPHWAGTLGPGAQTAQGYEDSVRAGLDAIAAGEVSKVVLARDLTGTVPEGADLRRLVRALSSEYPDTWAFAVDGLMGASPETLVTAQNGTVTARVLAGTTARGADADADVAASAALASSEKDLDEHQYAVQSVLTELRPHTRALASSEQPFLLKLPNLFHLATDVEGELSDGATSLDLVGALHPTAAVAGSPTPAAIAAIRRLEPFDRERYAGPVGWVDAAGNGEWAIALRCAQFERGHVRGTGSGPIAVTAYAGAGIVTGSDPESELLETRVKFRPIVDALA, encoded by the coding sequence ATGCCCTTCCGCCTTTCCGTGGTGACGCGCGAGATCGATCCGGTCGAAGATCTTCTCGCCTATGCCGACCCGACGACCCCCCTCGCGTGGCTGCGTCGCGGCGACGGCATCGTCGCCGTCGGTGCGGGAATGCAGACCCACCTGCGCATCGCAGGCGGCTTCGACGAGCCGCACGCCGCGATCATGTCGTCCGGCTGGCAGCAGATCGCCGCCCAGGCCGACATCGACGACCCGGTCGGGCTTCCAGGCACGGGGCTCGTCGCCTTCAGCACCCTGGTCTTTGACGACGCATCCGCTGCCGCGAGCGTCCTCATCGTGCCGTCCGCGATCATCGGTCGCGCACAGGGGCGCTCGTGGATCACCACGATCCGCGGCAACGACGATGTTCCCGATGCGATCGCCGAACCTCGCGAGTACGGGCCGCACTGGGCGGGAACGCTCGGCCCCGGCGCGCAGACCGCGCAGGGCTATGAAGACAGCGTCCGTGCAGGACTCGATGCGATCGCGGCGGGCGAGGTCAGCAAGGTCGTGCTGGCACGAGACCTCACCGGCACGGTTCCCGAGGGCGCTGATCTGCGCCGGCTCGTCCGCGCGCTCTCGAGCGAGTACCCCGACACCTGGGCGTTCGCGGTCGACGGTCTGATGGGTGCGAGCCCCGAGACGCTCGTCACGGCGCAGAACGGAACGGTCACCGCGCGGGTGCTGGCCGGCACGACGGCGCGCGGGGCGGATGCTGACGCTGACGTCGCCGCATCCGCCGCTCTCGCCTCCAGCGAGAAGGACCTCGATGAGCACCAGTACGCGGTGCAGAGCGTGCTCACCGAGCTGCGCCCGCACACGCGCGCGCTCGCGTCGAGTGAACAGCCGTTCCTGCTGAAGCTGCCGAACCTCTTCCACCTCGCGACCGATGTCGAGGGCGAGTTGTCGGACGGCGCGACCTCCCTTGATCTGGTCGGCGCGCTGCATCCCACCGCTGCCGTCGCCGGCTCCCCTACTCCGGCCGCGATCGCGGCGATCCGCCGCTTGGAGCCGTTCGACCGCGAGCGCTACGCCGGCCCGGTCGGCTGGGTCGACGCCGCCGGAAACGGCGAGTGGGCGATCGCGCTGCGCTGCGCACAGTTCGAACGCGGACACGTGCGCGGCACGGGCAGCGGGCCAATCGCGGTCACGGCCTACGCGGGCGCAGGGATCGTCACCGGCAGCGACCCGGAATCCGAGCTGCTCGAAACCCGCGTGAAGTTCCGCCCCATCGTCGACGCGCTCGCCTGA